The Glandiceps talaboti chromosome 1, keGlaTala1.1, whole genome shotgun sequence genome has a segment encoding these proteins:
- the LOC144438735 gene encoding cocaine esterase-like, whose protein sequence is MSTSSSVVTLLLIATIINADDLSIEISTGKVVGSAVQFTHGDTQHTVNVYKGIPYAEPPIGDLRFQPPVPKSAWSGEYDATFSRDACMQMQFSFFPLPENISEDCLHLNVFVPQHGLKKYAVMVWIHGGGFGIGSNSPEVYDSTPLAAINDVIVVSINYRLGPLGFLTTGDSVARGNVGMLDQVEALKWVKNNIGVFGGDTDRITIFGESAGSFSCHLHILSPLSSGLFHRAILQSGALSPAYGLTDDIETSVKAAYTLGKELGCEQANSEDMVECLRKVPAEDFIKTSLVESLHSVTAGTELAQPFNPIVDDHFAPKDPFQKMFTGSFNKVDCIVGTNADEGMMWTLMLFPEANGTTPHVNETLFEAMYRTFIFPSNTEYPNVQNMVNYLYTDWEHSDSPDHNYLNGLSQVTGDSFFVCPSDKCARDLFNAGVDTYLYHFTHYPSSSIYKTTWLKAAHAEDLSFVFGWNFRSQLHPDSEWQITFTDEEVDMSLQIMKYFTNFAKTSDPNLDEDGSMTEINWPKFSVPELQYKELSPSMPTKRALKAKECAFWNHLQADLRQKSDELKKNCSEK, encoded by the exons ATGAGTACGTCAAGCAGCGTAGTAACACTGCTATTAATTGCCACTATCATAAATGCTGACGATCTATCTATCGAAATCAGCACAGGTAAAGTAGTCGGTTCGGCTGTACAGTTCACACACGGGGACACCCAACACACCGTCAATGTCTACAAAGGGATACCGTACGCTGAACCACCGATAGGTGACTTAAGATTTCAACCACCTGTACCTAAATCAGCGTGGAGTGGCGAATACGATGCTACGTTCAGTAGAGACGCATGTATGCAAATGCAGTTCTCGTTTTTCCCATTACCGGAAAATATCAGCGAAGACTGTCTTCACCTGAATGTCTTTGTACCTCAACATGGG CTCAAGAAATACGCAGTTATGGTATGGATTCATGGTGGTGGATTTGGCATTGGTTCAAACTCGCCGGAAGTGTATGATTCAACCCCATTGGCTGCtatcaatgacgtcattgtggTATCTATCAACTACCGACTTGGTCCACTTGGATTTTTAACTACAG GTGACTCAGTAGCACGTGGTAATGTTGGTATGCTTGATCAGGTTGAAGCATTGAAATGGGTGAAGAACAACATCGGAG TATTCGGAGGTGACACAGATCGTATAACCATCTTTGGGGAGAGTGCTGGTTCATTTAgctgtcatttgcatattttgtctCCTTTGTCTTCTGGACTGTTTCACAGGGCCATCCTCCAG AGTGGCGCCCTCTCACCTGCATATGGACTTACGGATGATATAGAAACCTCGGTCAAGGCTGCTTATACATTGGGTAAGGAACTTGGGTGTGAGCAGGCCAACTCTGAAGATATGGTTGAATGTCTGCGTAAGGTTCCAGCTGAAGACTTCATAAAAACTTCATTAGTG GAATCTCTGCACAGTGTTACAGCAGGAACTGAGTTAGCTCAGCCTTTTAATCCAATTGTTGATGACCACTTCGCACCAAAAGATCCTTTCCAAAAAATGTTCACTGGATCGTTTAATAAAGTTGATTGCATCGTTGGAACGAATGCAGATGAAGGCATGATGTGGACGCTAATGCTATTCCCCGAGGCAAATGGTACCACTCCACATGTTAATGAAACATTATTTGAAGCTATGTACCGCACTTTTATCTTTCCATCAAACACGGAGTACCCAAATGTTCAGAACATGGTTAACTATTTGTATACAGATTGGGAACATTCAGACTCTCCCGATCATAATTACTTGAATGGCCTCAGTCAAGTGACTGGAGACTCGTTTTTCGTTTGTCCATCTGACAAGTGTGCACGTGATCTGTTCAATGCTGGTGTCGATACATACCTTTATCATTTCACTCACTATCCATCATCATCGATCTACAAAACAACGTGGTTGAAAGCAGCACATGCGGAAGATCTTTCATTCGTGTTTGGGTGGAACTTCCGTTCACAGCTTCATCCAGATAGCGAATGGCAGATCACGTTCACCGATGAAGAGGTTGATATGTCACTGCagattatgaaatatttcaccaaCTTTGCAAAGACTAG TGACCCAAACCTCGACGAAGATGGTAGCATGACAGAGATCAATTGGCCCAAATTTAGTGTTCCTGAGCTGCAGTACAAGGAACTGTCTCCATCTATGCCAACTAAAAGAGCCTTAAAAGCCAAGGAATGTGCATTCTGGAATCATCTCCAAGCCGATTTAAGACAGAAAAGTG ACGAACTGAAGAAAAATTGCAGTGAAAAATAA
- the LOC144435235 gene encoding N-acetyltaurine hydrolase-like, which yields MNWKIVHWTVRVCVGCTLMHEHLIVDYAQNFGLPTQDSSRAAIGGLSLIEQQALWQQPLTLQNVGHVRSYFNQNRDNMILNDVHTMCEEAAKFKQRGGGTIVECSVDGMSRNPTALKKISESTGLNVIMGTGFYLGRVHPPDMSQRTVEMIADKFISEIYDGVEGGICAGLIGELGCSTEVTDNEIKVLKAAVIAQKETGLAISIHPGYSVESPFRVLNILKSEGADLSRVVMSHVDRGILSVRNMVELAKTGCVLLFDQYGWGCSMTHAQSHNIDYPSDFVRCHMIRELRDYGFLKQVVLSHDIAFKMRLTKYGGEGFEHISKNIVPYMLKRGFKDEDIDVMMVQNPKRILTSQ from the exons TGTGGGGTGTACTTTGATGCATGAACATTTAATCGTCGATTATGCACAGAACTTTGGACTGCCAACACAGGATTCATCAAGGGCTGCTATTGGTGGACTCAGTCTGATAGAACAGCAGGCGCTATGGCAACAGCCACTTACACTGCAGAATGTAGGCCACGTTAGGAGCTATTTTAATCAG AATCGAGATAATATGATCCTAAACGATGTACACACAATGTGTGAAGAAGCTGCAAAGTTCAAACAACGTGGTGGGGGTACTATTG TCGAATGTTCAGTAGATGGGATGAGTCGGAATCCAACTGCTTTGAAGAAAATCAGTGAAAGTACAGGACTTAACGTCATCATGGGTACAGGTTTTTATTTAGGAAGAGTACATCCACCGGATATGAGTCAGAGAACAGTGGAAATGATTGCCGATAAATTTATCTCAGAAATTTATGATGGTGTTGAAG GTGGTATTTGTGCTGGCCTAATTGGTGAATTAGGATGCTCCACTGAAGTCACAGACAACGAAATAAAAGTTCTGAAGGCAGCAGTCATTGCTCAGAAAGAGACTGGTCTTGCTATTTCCATTCATCCAG GCTATTCTGTTGAATCTCCATTCCGTGTGTTGAACATATTGAAATCTGAAGGTGCCGACTTATCACGTGTTGTAATGAGTCATGTCGATAGAGGTATACTGTCAGTTCGTAACATGGTGGAACTGGCCAAGACTGGATGTGTTTTATTGTTTGACCAGTATGGTTGGGGGTGTTCTATGACTCATGCCCAATCCCACAATATAGATTATCCCAGTGATTTCGTCAGATGTCACATGATCAGAGAACTGCGGGATTATGGTTTCCTTAAACAG GTGGTACTGTCACATGACATAGCATTCAAGATGAGACTTACAAAGTATGGTGGGGAAGGTTTTGAACACATTTCAAAGAACATCGTACCTTACATGCTGAAGAGAGGTTTTAAAGATGAAGACATTGATGTAATGATGGTACAGAACCCAAAGAGAATCCTAACATCACAATGA
- the LOC144438195 gene encoding pyrethroid hydrolase Ces2e-like: MSASCNLVHIILLLTTTSIINADNLSVETTSGKLVGSAVQFTHEDTQHTVNVYRGIPFAEPPIGDLRFRPPVPKSPWSGEYNATYFRDICIQPTYHMFEMKEKKSEDCLYLNVYVPQHESKKYAVMVWIHGGAFAVGSGSTVSYDGTPLAAINDVMVVTINYRLDALGFLTTGDSAASGNYGLLDQLEALKWVKANVEAFGGDSERITIFGESAGAYSVHLHMLSPLSSGLFHRAILQSGALSEYYGYTDDKVVVNKVAYALGRQLGCEHDNSEDLIQCLRKVPAEEFAQDSLMEVLGGEIEGSNVTQTFNPHLDDYFIPKDPLGKLSSGSFNTINSIVGTMADEGMVWMTILFGESEDQPFVDRATFDESCSFVLSPHVARHGEVHDAVKYLYTDWEYADSTEYNYLDVMSQIAGDPFFVCPANRCARDLYDAGADVYLYQIDYHPTTSAYKKTWTKAAHGDDEQYVFGWQFLPQLYPDIETKFQMKDEEHQMSLQIMKYFTNFAKSGNPNLDDGGAVTDIEWPKFTVPELQYKELSPSMPTKRALKAKECAFWDQVVPNLIQNAAQMKESCLEETTKTQTDNEETVPEKTEL, from the exons ATGAGTGCTTCATGTAACTTGGTACATATAATTTTGCTACTAACCACAACGAGCATTATAAATGCCGATAATCTGTCCGTCGAAACAACCTCGGGTAAACTAGTCGGTTCCGCTGTACAGTTCACCCACGAGGACACCCAACACACCGTCAATGTGTACCGTGGAATACCGTTTGCTGAACCACCAATAGGTGACTTAAGATTTCGACCACCTGTACCTAAATCACCATGGAGTGGCGAGTACAATGCTACGTACTTCAGAGATATTTGTATTCAGCCAACATATCATATGTTTGAAATGAAGGAAAAGAAGAGCGAGGACTGTCTGTATTTGAATGTGTATGTACCTCAACATGAA tCTAAGAAGTATGCAGTTATGGTGTGGATACACGGAGGTGCGTTCGCCGTTGGTTCTGGATCAACTGTTAGTTATGATGGTACGCCATTGGCTGCTATCAATGATGTCATGGTAGTAACCATTAACTATCGACTTGATGCACTTGGGTTTTTGACCACAG gtGATTCAGCAGCAAGTGGTAACTACGGTTTGCTAGATCAGCTAGAGGCGTTGAAGTGGGTCAAAGCCAATGTCGAAG CTTTCGGCGGTGATTCAGAGAGAATAACCATATTTGGAGAGAGTGCGGGAGCATATagtgttcatttgcatatgctATCTCCATTATCGTCGGGACTTTTCCACCGGGCCATTCTCCAG AGTGGAGCGCTTTCCGAATATTACGGATACACAGATGATAAAGTTGTCGTGAATAAAGTGGCTTATGCATTGGGAAGACAACTCGGGTGTGAGCATGACAATTCGGAAGATCTGATTCAGTGTCTCCGTAAAGTTCCAGCAGAAGAATTCGCACAGGATTCACTAATG GAAGTGCTCGGTGGTGAGATTGAAGGATCGAATGTCACTCAGACCTTCAACCCCCATCTTGATgattactttataccaaaagaTCCCCTCGGAAAATTGTCTTCAGGCTCGTTTAACACAATCAACAGCATCGTAGGAACGATGGCTGACGAGGGAATGGTATGGATGACTATACTGTTTGGAGAAAGTGAAGATCAGCCGTTCGTTGACAGAGCTACTTTTGATGAGAGTTGTTCATTTGTGCTTTCGCCTCATGTTGCCCGACATGGAGAGGTTCACGATGCAGTGAAATATCTTTATACTGACTGGGAGTACGCCGACTCGACCGAGTACAATTATCTCGATGTTATGAGCCAGATTGCTGGCGATCCATTTTTCGTCTGCCCAGCAAACAGATGTGCACGCGATTTGTATGATGCCGGTGCCGATGTCTACCTCTATCAAATCGACTATCATCCAACGACTTCTGCTTACAAGAAGACGTGGACCAAAGCAGCTCATGGTGATGATGAACAGTACGTGTTTGGCTGGCAATTCCTTCCACAACTTTACCCTGATATAGAAACGAAGTTCCAAATGAAAGACGAAGAGCAccaaatgtcattacaaattatgaaatatttcacaaacTTTGCTAAGAGTGG TAACCCGAACCTTGACGATGGCGGCGCTGTTACTGACATCGAGTGGCCTAAATTCACCGTACCTGAGCTGCAATACAAGGAACTATCTCCATCTATGCCAACTAAAAGAGCCTTGAAAGCCAAGGAATGTGCATTCTGGGATCAAGTAGTACCTAATCTAATTCAGAACGCAG CACAAATGAAGGAGAGTTGCTTGGAAGAGACAACAAAGACTCAAACTGACAACGAGGAGACTGTACCTGAGAAAACTGAATTATAA